The proteins below are encoded in one region of Rana temporaria chromosome 2, aRanTem1.1, whole genome shotgun sequence:
- the LOC120928216 gene encoding extensin-like, whose product METPRALPHHYTWRPQEPFHTIIHGDPKSPSTPLYMETPRALPHHYTWRRQEPFHTIIHGDPKSPSTPLYMETPRALPHHYTWRPQEPFHTIIHGDAKSPSTPLYMEMPKALPHHYTWRPQEPFHTIIHGDAKSPSTPLYMETPRALPHHYTWRPQEPSHTIIHGDPKSPSTPLYMETPRALPHHYTWRPQEPFHTIIHGDPKSPSTPLYMETPRALPHHYTWRPQEPFHTIIHGDAKSPSTPLYMETPRALPHH is encoded by the coding sequence ATGGAGACCCCAAGAGCCCTTCCACACCATTATACATGGAGACCCCAAGAGCCCTTCCACACCATTATACATGGAGACCCCAAGAGCCCTTCCACACCATTATACATGGAGACCCCAAGAGCCCTTCCACACCATTATACATGGAGACGCCAAGAGCCCTTCCACACCATTATACATGGAGACCCCAAGAGCCCTTCCACACCATTATACATGGAGACCCCAAGAGCCCTCCCACACCATTATACATGGAGACCCCAAGAGCCCTTCCACACCATTATACATGGAGACGCTAAGAGCCCTTCCACACCATTATACATGGAGATGCCAAAAGCCCTTCCACACCATTATACATGGAGACCCCAAGAGCCCTTCCACACCATTATACATGGAGATGCCAAAAGCCCTTCCACACCATTATACATGGAGACCCCAAGAGCCCTCCCACACCATTATACATGGAGACCCCAAGAGCCCTCCCACACCATTatacatggagaccccaaaaGCCCTTCCACACCATTATACATGGAGACCCCAAGAGCCCTTCCACACCATTATACATGGAGACCCCAAGAGCCCTTCCACACCATTATACATGGAGACCCCAAGAGCCCTTCCACACCATTATACATGGAGACCCCAAGAGCCCTTCCACACCATTATACATGGAGACCCCAAGAGCCCTTCCACACCATTATACATGGAGACGCCAAGAGCCCTTCCACACCATTATACATGGAGACCCCAAGAGCCCTTCCACACCATTAA